A section of the Rummeliibacillus pycnus genome encodes:
- the coxB gene encoding cytochrome c oxidase subunit II → MMKGLKKWRLFAMLTALIVFLSGCGKDYLSTLSPGGEVGKEQHNLMLLSTAIMTLVILVVVVIYVLAIIKFRRKKVGENVIPKQVEGSTTLEVIWTAVPIILLLILAVPTVALTYKLADTKAMNAKDAAGHAKAVTVNVTAKLYWWQFEYPNEGIVTSQELVVPTGEKVYFNLTSGDVKHSFWIPSIGGKMDTNVDNVNKFYLTFDKQSKNLETGVFYGKCAELCGPSHALMDFKVKTLSRDDFNNWVKKMKASDKHVATSDLEKQGEALFKTSCITCHATSGVGKGTGIAPNLATFGDRNRVAGVLDHNTENIKKWINDPQSVKPGNTMPQPEKINKGKKFTDQELDALAAYLMGLSVEK, encoded by the coding sequence ATGATGAAAGGGCTTAAAAAGTGGCGTCTTTTTGCAATGCTAACAGCACTTATTGTTTTCCTTTCAGGTTGTGGTAAAGATTATTTATCCACTTTATCTCCTGGAGGTGAAGTAGGGAAAGAACAACATAATCTGATGCTTTTATCAACAGCAATTATGACGCTCGTTATCTTAGTAGTAGTAGTAATCTATGTACTTGCGATTATTAAATTCCGACGCAAAAAAGTTGGAGAAAATGTAATTCCTAAGCAAGTAGAAGGTAGTACTACTCTCGAAGTTATTTGGACTGCTGTACCAATTATTTTACTTCTTATTCTTGCTGTACCAACAGTTGCTCTTACTTATAAACTCGCTGATACGAAAGCGATGAATGCAAAGGATGCTGCTGGACATGCAAAAGCTGTTACTGTTAATGTAACTGCAAAATTATATTGGTGGCAATTTGAATACCCTAATGAAGGAATTGTTACTTCACAAGAGTTAGTAGTACCAACAGGTGAAAAAGTTTACTTTAATCTAACTTCAGGAGACGTAAAACACTCATTCTGGATTCCTTCTATCGGCGGTAAAATGGATACAAATGTTGATAACGTTAACAAATTTTACTTAACATTTGATAAACAATCAAAAAATCTTGAAACGGGTGTATTCTACGGTAAATGTGCTGAACTTTGTGGTCCTTCACATGCATTAATGGACTTCAAAGTAAAGACTTTAAGTAGAGATGATTTCAATAATTGGGTAAAAAAAATGAAAGCATCTGATAAACATGTTGCTACAAGTGATCTTGAAAAACAAGGTGAAGCGTTATTTAAAACTAGTTGTATCACATGTCACGCAACTTCTGGTGTAGGTAAAGGAACAGGTATTGCACCTAACCTTGCTACTTTTGGAGATCGTAACCGTGTTGCAGGTGTATTAGACCATAATACTGAAAATATAAAAAAATGGATTAATGATCCACAATCTGTTAAACCAGGAAATACTATGCCTCAACCTGAAAAAATTAATAAAGGTAAAAAATTCACAGATCAAGAGCTGGATGCTTTAGCTGCCTACTTAATGGGCCTATCTGTAGAGAAATAA
- a CDS encoding DUF420 domain-containing protein — protein sequence MSLPILPTISTSFIVLSAVLIAIGWVLIKQKKIEAHKKTMIAAAISALLFFIIYVTRTVFIGNTAFGGPEHLRKYYTIFLVFHIILATSGAVFGIITLITGFTNKLNRHRKLGPITGVIWFFVAITGVIVYLLLYVFYSGGPTTSVIKAILNNH from the coding sequence ATGAGTTTACCTATTTTACCAACTATTAGTACCTCTTTCATCGTTCTTAGTGCTGTTCTCATTGCGATTGGTTGGGTGCTTATAAAACAAAAGAAAATTGAAGCACATAAGAAAACAATGATTGCTGCTGCAATATCAGCATTGTTATTCTTTATTATTTATGTAACTAGAACAGTATTTATTGGTAATACTGCATTTGGTGGCCCTGAACATTTGAGGAAATATTATACAATCTTCCTAGTATTCCATATTATTTTGGCAACTTCTGGTGCGGTATTTGGTATTATTACGTTGATTACAGGCTTTACAAATAAACTAAATCGTCACCGTAAATTGGGACCAATAACTGGTGTAATCTGGTTTTTCGTAGCGATTACAGGCGTTATTGTATATTTATTGCTTTATGTATTTTATAGTGGCGGACCAACAACCTCTGTGATAAAAGCAATATTAAATAACCATTAA
- the ctaG gene encoding cytochrome c oxidase assembly factor CtaG gives MPLSIFGFRAMWSPILIGVLVFFTVLYFLVTIKWRKDFEYSEKLKKGEAISFVFAMIMLYVIIGSPIDLMAHIMFTMHMVQMAFLLLFIPIFFIIGIPNWLWKSTINLPYIKPAFHFLTRPIIAIFLFVFLFSLYHLPTVFDFIKLDETLHGIYTFVLFMSALFMYWPLLNTVEDEPRMKDLNKFFYIIANAILITPACALIIFSSTPFYSTYTDGETWMKAMTLCVPSSTLQGLTLSGPELFTNMSPLEDQQLGGVIMKIIQEIIFACILGRVFILWYRNDQKNADQMTEEALKERKRLYANQYHN, from the coding sequence ATGCCTTTAAGTATTTTTGGATTTAGGGCTATGTGGAGCCCTATATTAATTGGTGTATTAGTATTCTTTACAGTGCTCTATTTTTTAGTGACAATAAAATGGAGAAAAGACTTTGAATATAGTGAGAAATTAAAAAAGGGAGAGGCTATATCATTTGTATTCGCAATGATTATGCTATATGTCATTATTGGATCACCTATAGATTTAATGGCACATATTATGTTTACAATGCATATGGTTCAAATGGCTTTTTTGCTACTATTTATTCCTATTTTCTTTATTATTGGTATTCCAAACTGGTTGTGGAAAAGTACTATAAATTTGCCTTATATTAAGCCAGCATTTCATTTTTTGACAAGACCAATAATTGCAATTTTCCTTTTTGTTTTTTTATTCTCTTTGTACCATTTACCAACGGTGTTTGATTTTATAAAATTAGATGAAACATTGCATGGTATATATACGTTTGTACTATTCATGTCAGCATTATTTATGTATTGGCCATTATTAAATACGGTTGAGGATGAACCTCGCATGAAAGACTTAAATAAATTTTTCTATATAATTGCCAATGCAATTTTAATTACACCAGCGTGTGCTTTAATCATCTTCTCTTCGACCCCATTCTATAGCACTTACACGGATGGAGAAACATGGATGAAAGCAATGACACTTTGCGTACCAAGTTCGACTTTACAAGGACTGACATTATCAGGTCCTGAATTATTTACTAATATGTCACCTCTTGAGGATCAACAACTCGGTGGTGTGATCATGAAAATAATTCAAGAAATTATTTTTGCATGTATTCTTGGACGAGTCTTTATTTTGTGGTATAGAAATGATCAAAAAAATGCAGATCAAATGACTGAAGAAGCATTAAAAGAAAGAAAACGTCTATATGCAAATCAATATCATAATTAA
- the cyoE gene encoding heme o synthase — protein sequence MSNSRVFATSRNSEPDTSSFVKDFLALIKIGIVNSNLITAFTGLWLAFQFTGIHFLQELDIMFCTLVGTAFIIAGSGAMNNYIDQDIDPVMKRTKSRPTATGRFTPKFVMTVALILLFVGEILLFMASFAAGVWGLAGIISYVVLYSMWSKRRFVSNTIVGSISGAIPPVIGWSAVNPTLGLSAFALFYIMFAWQPPHFYALAMKRTEEYRAAQIPMLPVVKGFDRTKKSMLIWIVLLFPIPFLLTKLGLGFIILATTLNVGWFILAITGFKAKDDIKWANKMFIYSLNYMTILFVSMVIFSVFS from the coding sequence ATGTCTAATAGTCGAGTATTCGCTACCAGTAGAAATAGTGAGCCAGATACAAGTTCCTTTGTGAAAGATTTTTTAGCACTTATCAAAATTGGAATCGTTAATTCAAATTTAATAACCGCTTTTACAGGGCTTTGGTTAGCATTTCAATTTACGGGTATACATTTTTTACAGGAATTAGATATAATGTTTTGCACGTTAGTAGGAACCGCTTTCATAATTGCTGGTTCTGGTGCGATGAATAATTATATCGATCAAGATATAGATCCTGTAATGAAGCGTACAAAATCAAGACCAACAGCAACTGGTAGGTTTACTCCAAAATTTGTAATGACAGTAGCACTCATCCTTCTATTTGTAGGTGAAATTTTGTTATTCATGGCATCATTTGCTGCCGGCGTATGGGGACTTGCGGGAATTATAAGCTATGTCGTCTTATATTCAATGTGGTCAAAAAGAAGATTTGTAAGTAACACAATTGTAGGAAGTATATCAGGAGCTATTCCTCCAGTTATTGGTTGGTCAGCTGTTAATCCAACATTAGGACTAAGTGCGTTTGCGTTATTTTACATTATGTTTGCTTGGCAACCACCGCATTTCTATGCACTTGCGATGAAGCGAACTGAAGAATATCGCGCTGCACAAATACCAATGTTACCTGTTGTCAAAGGCTTTGACAGAACAAAAAAGTCTATGCTAATTTGGATAGTACTGTTATTTCCAATTCCGTTTTTATTAACGAAACTAGGTTTAGGATTTATCATTCTTGCAACTACATTGAATGTTGGTTGGTTCATACTCGCAATTACAGGTTTTAAAGCAAAAGACGATATAAAATGGGCAAACAAAATGTTCATCTATTCATTGAACTATATGACCATTCTATTTGTTTCAATGGTTATCTTTTCTGTCTTTAGCTAA
- a CDS encoding cytochrome (ubi)quinol oxidase subunit III, which produces MDLKTKFTPQSWPAHPEQSTIEGKNKVLGFWIFLGGETVLFATLFATFLALKDKGPSGMEFTTQSLFELPLAFIMTMLLLTSSLTSVYAIYHMKNLNFKAMQAWLAITVLLGLGFLGFEIYEFNHYVHLGFTFTQSAFGSSFYTLVGTHGLHVAIGLGWIILLMLRNAKRGLNLYNAPKYYIASLYWHFIDVVWVFIFTVVYLMGVIK; this is translated from the coding sequence ATGGATTTAAAAACTAAATTTACCCCACAATCTTGGCCAGCACATCCAGAACAATCAACGATAGAAGGGAAAAACAAAGTTCTAGGATTTTGGATTTTCCTTGGCGGTGAAACGGTTCTGTTTGCTACCTTATTTGCTACATTCTTAGCTCTTAAAGATAAAGGACCTAGTGGTATGGAATTTACTACTCAAAGTTTATTTGAATTACCACTTGCATTCATTATGACAATGTTACTTTTAACTTCTTCATTGACTAGTGTGTATGCCATCTATCACATGAAAAATTTAAACTTTAAAGCTATGCAAGCATGGTTAGCTATTACAGTTCTTTTAGGTCTTGGATTCTTAGGTTTTGAAATCTATGAATTTAATCACTATGTTCACCTAGGTTTTACATTTACTCAAAGTGCATTTGGATCTTCTTTCTATACATTAGTAGGTACTCACGGATTACATGTTGCCATTGGTTTGGGTTGGATTATACTATTAATGCTGCGTAATGCAAAACGTGGTTTAAACCTTTATAATGCACCTAAGTATTACATTGCATCTTTATATTGGCACTTTATTGATGTTGTCTGGGTATTCATCTTCACTGTAGTTTACTTGATGGGAGTGATAAAATAA
- the ctaD gene encoding cytochrome c oxidase subunit I encodes MSSTAKKKGFGATIWDYITTVDHKKIAILYLIAGTLFFVIGGIEAMLIRIQLAKPNNDFVSAGLFNEILTMHGTTMIFLAAMPLLFAFMNAAVPLQIGARDVAFPFLNSLGFWLFLFGGIFLNLSWFLGGAPDAGWTSYASLSLASPGHGIDFYAIGLQISGAGTLISGINFIVTIINMRAPGMTFMRMPLLTWTTFVASALILFAFPPLTIGLFFMIFDRMFGANFFNHTMGGNTIIWEHLFWIFGHPEVYILVLPAFGIFSEVIPVFARKRLFGYSSMVFATILIGFLGFMVWAHHMFTVGLGATANAIFAVATMAIAVPTGMKVFNWLCTMWGGSIKVTTPMLYALGFIPSFVAGGVTGVMQAAAPLDYQLHDTYFIVAHFHYVIVGGVVLALLAATHFYWPLMFNRMLNETLGKITFVFFFVGFHCTFFVQHFLGLMGMPRRVFTFLPNQGLDTFNFISTIGAFLMAIGVIILVLNVIITTIKNEPAGRDPWGDGRTLEWAIPQPVPYYNFKQTPLVRGLDTYWIEKMEGNKEGMSYAEPISDIHMPNNSFVPFVMVVGLFIAGFGALYHPDADKPWSLALLIIGLAITVLSMAYRSLKDDLGYHISKEELLNEKGGNK; translated from the coding sequence GTGAGCTCAACTGCAAAGAAAAAGGGCTTTGGCGCAACTATTTGGGACTATATTACAACAGTCGACCATAAAAAAATCGCCATTCTTTACCTTATTGCCGGTACACTTTTCTTCGTAATCGGTGGTATTGAAGCAATGCTCATTCGTATCCAACTTGCAAAACCAAATAATGATTTTGTAAGTGCTGGTCTCTTTAATGAAATTTTGACAATGCATGGTACAACAATGATTTTCTTAGCTGCTATGCCATTGCTTTTCGCATTTATGAACGCAGCGGTACCATTACAAATAGGTGCGCGTGACGTTGCATTCCCATTCTTAAACTCACTTGGTTTCTGGCTATTCTTATTTGGAGGTATTTTCTTAAACTTATCATGGTTCCTTGGTGGAGCTCCTGATGCTGGCTGGACTTCTTATGCATCACTATCTTTAGCATCACCTGGTCATGGTATTGACTTTTATGCTATTGGTTTACAAATATCTGGTGCAGGTACTTTAATTTCAGGTATTAACTTCATCGTAACAATTATTAATATGCGTGCTCCTGGTATGACTTTTATGCGTATGCCATTACTTACTTGGACTACTTTCGTAGCAAGTGCTTTAATTTTATTTGCATTCCCTCCACTTACTATTGGATTATTCTTCATGATCTTTGATCGTATGTTTGGAGCGAACTTCTTTAACCATACTATGGGTGGTAACACAATCATCTGGGAACATTTATTCTGGATTTTCGGTCACCCTGAAGTATATATCTTGGTCCTTCCGGCTTTTGGTATTTTTTCAGAGGTGATACCGGTATTCGCAAGAAAACGTTTATTCGGTTACTCTTCTATGGTATTTGCGACAATCTTAATTGGGTTCCTTGGATTCATGGTATGGGCTCACCATATGTTCACTGTAGGTCTTGGTGCGACTGCAAACGCCATTTTCGCTGTTGCAACAATGGCGATTGCTGTACCAACTGGTATGAAAGTATTCAACTGGCTGTGTACAATGTGGGGAGGCTCAATTAAAGTTACAACACCAATGCTTTATGCACTTGGTTTTATTCCATCCTTCGTAGCAGGTGGGGTTACAGGTGTTATGCAAGCAGCAGCACCTCTCGATTATCAATTGCATGATACGTATTTCATCGTAGCCCACTTCCACTATGTTATTGTAGGTGGTGTTGTATTAGCATTATTAGCAGCTACACATTTCTATTGGCCATTGATGTTCAACCGAATGCTAAATGAGACACTGGGCAAAATTACATTTGTGTTCTTTTTTGTAGGTTTCCATTGTACATTCTTTGTTCAACATTTCTTAGGGTTAATGGGTATGCCACGTCGTGTGTTTACTTTCCTACCAAATCAAGGGTTGGATACATTTAACTTTATCTCGACAATTGGTGCATTCCTAATGGCAATCGGTGTCATAATATTAGTACTTAATGTTATTATCACTACAATTAAAAATGAACCAGCTGGTCGTGATCCATGGGGAGACGGACGTACTCTTGAATGGGCAATCCCACAACCAGTACCATACTATAACTTCAAACAAACTCCGCTTGTTCGTGGATTAGATACTTATTGGATTGAAAAAATGGAAGGAAATAAAGAAGGTATGTCCTATGCTGAACCTATCTCGGATATTCATATGCCAAATAATTCTTTTGTTCCATTTGTAATGGTAGTTGGTTTATTTATAGCAGGTTTTGGTGCACTTTATCACCCAGATGCTGACAAACCATGGTCTTTGGCACTTTTAATTATTGGTTTAGCAATTACTGTTCTTTCTATGGCTTATCGTTCCTTAAAAGATGATTTAGGTTACCATATCAGTAAAGAAGAATTATTGAACGAAAAAGGGGGTAACAAATAA
- a CDS encoding cytochrome C oxidase subunit IV family protein yields the protein MSHDVHVETRSEAEYKQSRRQASQAMRNQVTVFAIMIFLTFIAFAAVQAGFSAYLVIPIILLFAGVQVGLQLYYFMHLSEKGTGIMQFFMYSSVIVAFTMILAFVTIIWI from the coding sequence ATGTCACATGATGTACACGTAGAAACTAGAAGCGAAGCAGAATACAAACAGTCTCGCCGACAAGCAAGTCAAGCGATGCGTAATCAAGTAACTGTCTTTGCAATCATGATTTTCTTGACATTTATCGCATTCGCTGCAGTTCAAGCTGGATTTTCAGCTTACCTTGTAATACCAATCATTTTATTATTTGCGGGTGTTCAAGTTGGACTACAATTGTATTACTTTATGCACTTAAGCGAAAAAGGTACAGGAATTATGCAATTCTTTATGTACTCTAGTGTAATCGTTGCCTTTACAATGATTCTTGCGTTTGTAACAATTATCTGGATTTAG
- a CDS encoding COX15/CtaA family protein encodes MQQSKYMKWFAVAATIGMVLILLGGALVTKTDSGMGCGRNWPDCNGSLIPKEITPEVLIEFSHRVVTGSVSIFIFILSFWSWRKLGHVREVKFLSFMALFFLIAQALIGAAQVLWGQGDFILALHFGISLISFAAVLLLTLIIFEVDQKFNVNSVHIGHALKWHTIGVTIYSYLVVYTGALVRHTNSSLICPDWPLCHNNSVGIPDNFYEWVQMGHRLAAGLIFVWLLIIMVHTVKYYKNQRVLYWGWIIAFILVCLQVIAGMSVVLTRLNIIIALLHTLFISLLFGLLCYMILLISRSNQDNKIN; translated from the coding sequence ATGCAACAAAGTAAATACATGAAATGGTTTGCTGTTGCTGCAACAATTGGAATGGTGCTCATTTTGTTGGGAGGAGCTCTTGTTACAAAAACAGATAGTGGGATGGGGTGTGGTAGGAATTGGCCCGATTGTAACGGTTCCTTAATACCAAAAGAAATTACACCTGAAGTGCTAATTGAATTTTCTCATCGCGTAGTGACTGGATCCGTTTCTATTTTCATCTTCATACTATCTTTTTGGTCTTGGAGAAAACTTGGACATGTTCGTGAGGTAAAATTTCTTTCCTTTATGGCATTATTCTTTTTAATAGCACAAGCTTTAATTGGTGCTGCACAAGTGCTTTGGGGACAAGGGGACTTCATCTTAGCATTACATTTTGGTATTTCTCTTATTTCTTTTGCTGCGGTACTCTTACTAACTTTAATTATTTTTGAAGTTGATCAGAAGTTTAATGTAAACAGTGTACATATTGGCCATGCTTTAAAATGGCATACAATTGGGGTGACTATTTACTCATATCTTGTAGTATATACAGGTGCTCTTGTTCGTCATACAAATTCGAGTTTAATTTGTCCAGACTGGCCACTCTGTCACAATAATTCAGTTGGAATACCTGATAACTTTTATGAATGGGTTCAAATGGGGCATCGCCTAGCTGCGGGATTAATTTTTGTTTGGTTACTCATAATTATGGTCCATACCGTGAAATATTATAAAAATCAACGCGTTCTATATTGGGGATGGATCATAGCATTTATACTTGTATGTTTACAAGTAATAGCAGGTATGAGCGTTGTTTTAACACGCTTAAATATTATTATTGCTCTATTACACACATTATTTATTTCTCTATTATTTGGTCTGCTATGTTATATGATTCTACTTATTTCTAGGAGCAATCAAGATAACAAAATTAATTAA